In a genomic window of Gigantopelta aegis isolate Gae_Host chromosome 9, Gae_host_genome, whole genome shotgun sequence:
- the LOC121381077 gene encoding uncharacterized protein LOC121381077, with protein sequence MDQELKVYFPSGLISRKYLLLFLIFGLGSSLVPLFLAQPDTPEVWCINWNAIFGQIYVYARLAASVISRYLRNYYKNYGTLRILLYLTFVSCFSYICVVHGLDQAATMTWEWLEGNVVRRLDDSVIIIDENRNESTSMRRVQEKPKSIEEHFRYNGEDVYFYCYDAITFDVEVEPADKPVIWRHDGELVLPSDKVKIQFTFLTAADKTIGEHNSTLYTYVIESTLKIYLVEDSDFGNYTCHLRQTAKGKHKVSQTKPRKQRRSESRKQQMPKPVFKRHHSSVFPPCICRCICILISLEDVVRQFEEMLSEFYSYIEVRRQMQMFNENLRKTNIYDWTGEFMLTKINKTVLTRSAPPGGIVSMSLSYLNLAEKQDVSLDYVINDKAFHEVCTGNLNGCSLFVWIYWAFWHAKGHFGTLPNMFLYWLNMQSSILGIAWHCACPSSYGSHVFLFYRHFYNVTSGRNEVIEVEHPQSIKLIPRTPDILLAFQNESKPMLLGDSLSIMGSYYWLTYIQELHRNYFLIENMIFFGLLVFGVLITYAINKLMVRLIVACRNVILEGPFWHGSRVKKIGETLGSIGHLGLSCKYDVYISHADSQRDLASAMASILESFGNKVFYRERDVAIGDYKTESVSNAIVSSRMFLIIVSKEYIESGFQNGFEFQLMLYQINEKQVAGKNVMLLKHGPCNISTYFGFTDMKILDMNKLCPEEFSKLFKNWFIGQESNKTFLSVITLSGLCACLGIALFMPKQVIVTAINVLKTLFLFWLEDVSGV encoded by the coding sequence ATGGATCAAGAGCTGAAAGTATATTTCCCATCAGGTCTAATATCACGAAAATATCTGCTGCTGTTTCTTATTTTTGGACTGGGTTCCTCGCTGGTACCTCTTTTCCTGGCCCAGCCAGACACCCCAGAAGTCTGGTGTATAAACTGGAATGCCATCTTTGGACAGATATATGTTTATGCTAGACTTGCAGCTTCGGTAATCTCGCGATATTTGCGGAACTATTACAAGAATTACGGTACGCTTCGCATCCTTCTGTATTTGACCTTTGTCTCGTGCTTTAGCTATATTTGTGTGGTGCATGGTTTGGACCAAGCAGCAACGATGACGTGGGAATGGCTTGAAGGCAACGTCGTACGTAGACTCGACGACAGTGTCATCATCATCGACGAAAACCGAAACGAATCGACCTCAATGAGAAGGGTTCAAGAAAAGCCGAAGTCAATAGAAGAACATTTTAGATATAACGGGGAAGacgtttatttttattgttacgATGCAATTACATTTGATGTCGAAGTTGAACCCGCTGACAAACCGGTCATCTGGAGGCATGATGGTGAACTCGTACTGCCTTCAGACAAAGTTAAAATTCAATTCACATTCTTAACTGCGGCAGACAAGACAATAGGCGAGCATAACTCCACGTTATATACCTATGTCATTGAGTCAACGTTAAAGATTTACCTCGTTGAAGACTCTGATTTTGGAAATTACACTTGCCATCTAAGGCAGACAGCAAAGGGAAAACATAAAGTATCCCAAACAAAACCCAGGAAGCAGCGAAGATCTGAAAGTAGAAAGCAGCAGATGCCTAAACCCGTGTTTAAACGCCATCATAGTAGTGTATTTCCACCGTGCATCTGTAGATGTATTTGTATTCTTATTAGTTTGGAAGATGTGGTTAGGCAATTCGAAGAAATGCTCTCAGAATTCTATAGCTATATAGAAGTCCGGCGGCAAATGCAAATGTTTAACGAGAACTTAAGGAAAACGAATATTTATGACTGGACTGGTGAATTCATGTTAACAAAGATAAATAAAACGGTGTTGACCAGGTCGGCTCCTCCTGGCGGAATTGTGTCCATGAGCCTTTCCTATTTAAATTTGGCCGAAAAGCAAGATGTATCACTTGACTATGTGATTAATGATAAAGCATTCCATGAAGTCTGTACTGGTAATTTAAATGGCTGTTCTCTCTTTGTCTGGATATATTGGGCTTTTTGGCATGCCAAAGGCCATTTTGGAACACTACCAAATATGTTTCTGTATTGGCTCAACATGCAGAGTTCCATTTTAGGAATTGCGTGGCACTGCGCATGCCCGTCGTCCTACGGCAGTCATGTTTTCCTGTTTTACAGACATTTTTACAACGTTACGAGTGGAAGAAACGAGGTAATCGAAGTGGAACACCCTCAGTCTATCAAACTTATTCCCCGAACACCAGATATACTCCTGGCTTTCCAGAATGAATCCAAGCCAATGCTACTGGGTGACTCTCTATCCATAATGGGTTCATACTATTGGTTGACATATATTCAGGAATTACACAGGAATTACTTTCTGATAGAAAATATGATATTTTTTGGATTGTTGGTGTTTGGTGTACTAATAACATATGCCATCAATAAACTGATGGTGCGCCTGATTGTTGCTTGTAGGAATGTGATCCTAGAAGGACCTTTTTGGCATGGTTCACGAGTGAAGAAAATAGGGGAAACTCTAGGCAGTATTGGCCACCTTGGCTTGTCTTGTAAATACGACGTCTATATATCACATGCCGATTCTCAGCGGGACTTGGCATCTGCAATGGCGTCCATTTTGGAGTCTTTTGGAAACAAGGTATTTTACAGAGAACGTGATGTCGCCATTGGAGACTACAAAACTGAATCTGTTTCCAATGCCATTGTCTCCAGTCGCATGTTCCTGATCATTGTCTCCAAGGAATACATCGAAAGCGGTTTTCAAAACGGGTTTGAGTTCCAACTCATGTTGTACCAAATAAACGAGAAACAGGTTGCTGGGAAGAATGTCATGCTTCTTAAGCACGGACCATGTAACATATCGACATATTTCGGTTTCACCGACATGAAAATACTGGATATGAACAAGCTTTGTCCTGAAGAATTCTCTAAACTGTTTAAGAATTGGTTCATTGGACAGGagtcaaacaaaacattcttgTCAGTTATAACATTGAGTGGTTTGTGTGCGTGTTTAGGCATCGCGTTGTTTATGCCAAAGCAAGTCATTGTAACTGCTATTAATGTGTTAAAAACACTCTTCTTGTTTTGGTTGGAGGATGTTTCGGGCGTatga
- the LOC121381410 gene encoding uncharacterized protein LOC121381410, whose product MDKELKIHRPKKGRVSRKRLLLLFICGQVFSLSTFFLVQTNNPELCYVHWRTILNQILFFIRLAVCLIVGYLQSYYRRFGGKRICLYLLFVSVTSYVVVAHCMDSMALFTWDQLKGNVMRRLDDSIIVIDENRNESTSMRQTEEPLVIQEHFRYIDEDVRFGCYHVMSFESEVEPADRQVIWMHNNESLVPSWKFHIDISFIDVNVTHNDSVHSYIINSTLTIYLIEDRDFGNYSCHLRESALKKLRDTKTNNNTKQQRPASRPKTSFVDDIIDCSSFWICTELKYMFEELNEVYEDLQSLLMLQQVLQQNSYQWTGEFKLTKIKKSILTKSAPPGGIISISASYLNLAEKQDISLGYVINTKPFHEVCSGHLNGCSLFVMIYWFFWHAEGHFDVIPRMVAYWLHMSSSILGNAWQCACPSTYGIHVFRFYRHFYNVTSGRNTIIEVEHPQAIRLIPRAADLLLTFQNESTPEPLGEECFNSMPFIRSCSWMECVISELHRNFFWIENLIFALVIMTGVLVAYLFCKPIVRLLLSCASAILDGFDWVEPRETLGSIGHAGLPYKYDVYISHADSQRELASDLASLLESFGKKVFYRERDVAIGDLKIEAVSDAIVSSCKFLIIVSREYIESGFQNRFEFQLILNEIHEGKVNQRNVMLYKHGRCTIPTYFRDFTDMEILDTIGTSAEERFGKLRQWSNCKKNTRSIRLSMFLLFISSVYMGMGLIMPKAFVIFDTVINALAFLWIK is encoded by the coding sequence ATGGATAAAGAACTGAAAATACACCGGCCAAAGAAAGGCAGAGTATCGCGGAAACGCTTGTTACTTCTATTCATTTGTGGACAAGTCTTCTCATTGTCCACCTTCTTTCTGGTTCAGACAAATAATCCCGAATTGTGTTATGTTCACTGGAGGACCATTCTCAACCAGATCCTTTTCTTTATCAGACTTGCCGTCTGTCTGATTGTGGGATACTTACAAAGCTATTACAGGAGGTTTGGCGGGAAGCGCATCTGTCTGTATCTGCTGTTTGTGTCGGTGACTAGTTATGTTGTCGTTGCCCACTGTATGGACTCGATGGCGTTGTTCACGTGGGACCAGCTTAAGGGAAACGTCATGCGCAGACTGGACGACAGCATCATTGTCATTGATGAAAACAGAAATGAATCTACGTCGATGAGACAAACAGAGGAGCCGCTGGTGATTCAGGAACACTTCAGATACATCGACGAAGACGTTAGATTTGGATGCTATCACGTGATGTCCTTCGAATCAGAAGTCGAACCAGCAGACAGGCAGGTCATCTGGATGCATAATAATGAATCTCTTGTGCCATCTTGGAAATTCCACATCGACATATCATTCATTGACGTTAATGTAACGCATAATGATAGTGTGCATTCTTATATTATTAATTCGACGTTGACAATATATCTCATAGAAGACAGAGATTTTGGAAATTATTCTTGTCATCTTAgggaaagtgcacttaagaaACTCAGGGATACTAAGacaaataacaacacaaaacaacaaagacCTGCATCCAGACCAAAAACGTCCTTTGTGGACGATATAATTGACTGTTCATCATTCTGGATTTGCACTGaactaaaatatatgtttgaagAACTTAACGAGGTCTACGAGGACCTACAAAGTCTTCTCATGTTACAACAGGTTTTGCAACAAAACTCTTACCAGTGGACAGGTGAATTCAAATTGACGAAAATAAAGAAATCCATTTTGACAAAATCAGCGCCCCCTGGCGGAATTATATCCATCAGTGCCTCATACTTGAACTTGGCCGAAAAGCAAGATATATCACTTGGGTATGTGATTAACACCAAACCATTCCACGAAGTCTGTTCGGGACATCTAAACGGCTGCTCACTCTTTGTGATGATATACTGGTTTTTCTGGCACGCAGAAGGACATTTTGATGTAATACCACGCATGGTTGCTTACTGGCTACATATGAGTAGTTCTATTTTGGGAAATGCATGGCAATGCGCATGCCCTTCCACGTACGGCATTCACGTTTTTCGGTTCTACAGACACTTTTATAACGTCACAAGTGGAAGGAACACGATCATTGAAGTGGAACACCCACAGGCTATCCGACTGATTCCTCGAGCAGCAGATTTGCTGCTGACATTTCAGAATGAATCCACGCCCGAACCACTAGGCGAAGAGTGTTTTAATTCCATGCCATTCATCCGTTCGTGCTCTTGGATGGAATGTGTTATCAGTGAACTTCACAGAAACTTCTTTTGGATAGAAAACCTTATCTTTGCTCTCGTGATTATGACTGGTGTGTTGGTAGCTTATCTATTCTGCAAACCAATAGTCCGCCTTCTTTTATCTTGCGCTAGTGCCATTTTGGACGGATTTGATTGGGTTGAACCTCGAGAAACTCTAGGAAGCATTGGACACGCTGGCTTGCCGTATAAATATGATGTCTATATTTCACACGCAGATTCCCAACGGGAATTAGCATCTGATCTGGCATCTCTGCTGGAGTCTTTCGGAAAGAAGGTGTTTTACAGGGAACGTGATGTCGCCATCGGAGACTTAAAAATTGAAGCTGTGTCCGACGCCATTGTGTCGAGCTGCAAGTTCCTGATCATTGTCTCGAGGGAATACATCGAAAGTGGTTTTCAAAACAGGTTTGAGTTCCAGTTGATACTGAATGAGATACACGAGGGAAAGGTCAATCAAAGAAATGTCATGCTCTATAAGCATGGACGATGTACGATTCCGACATACTTCCGCGACTTCACCGACATGGAGATTCTAGATACGATTGGGACCTCTGCCGAGGAGCGATTTGGGAAGCTGAGGCAGTGGTCGAACTGCAAGAAGAATACACGGTCAATTAGACTGTCAATGTTTCTACTTTTCATATCAAGTGTGTATATGGGAATGGGACTAATCATGCCAAAAGCATTCGTCATTTTTGATACCGTTATAAATGCATTAGCATTCTTGTGGATAAAATAA